One window of the Candidatus Phycorickettsia trachydisci genome contains the following:
- a CDS encoding glycosyltransferase, which produces MDFFQSTTGGNKIAANYLKKNLSRYELMQDIYEAKKPSIMHYYDKPLIPKVMHHVWDGDLPPLYQNYLDECKKVHPTWEFKIWTDKDIKSLKLNYQDVYDKARNYAGRSDVARYEILYRFGGVYRDMDVKCLRPIDDLNHMYDFFAPIDYPRVGWQMILNNGVIGAGPKHPILKTTLEVLRDKYDDFWREFDEGENDIDLFEAMVPQTSMLPLTEGFVAHSSINDKSIALPTTYFWAFAKVKYHTFWSGLKLRFFGINEELKSTFHELKPETLMHHNLLKEEIFTSSFEYGNGMYDPQVRKFFHDLQKPDQRKIKIFQQVYNHNQPSRVGFNKKSKIPQIVHFVVLDENELKVLEQNLENWQVLNANFEFKIWDQDKIKLEFKNLNLSDKDNLRFYVGLKILEKFGGTYADFRAKPHKPIFELNNKYNFYSGLVPLTHGGSKISISQKLIGSSINHPIISTTLDKLNAQNLEKINEILVQQVYQKIHLYDAISAKNIVLPAVYFEPFAKLEADSRWNKIYRSIWRVNRPFSQLTDFVVVE; this is translated from the coding sequence GTGGATTTTTTTCAATCTACTACTGGTGGAAATAAGATAGCCGCAAATTATTTAAAAAAAAATCTTTCTCGTTACGAGCTAATGCAAGATATATATGAAGCTAAAAAGCCTTCAATTATGCATTACTACGATAAACCTTTAATTCCCAAAGTTATGCATCACGTTTGGGATGGAGATCTGCCCCCTTTATATCAGAATTATCTTGATGAATGTAAAAAGGTTCATCCAACCTGGGAATTCAAGATATGGACCGACAAAGATATTAAATCTCTCAAATTAAACTATCAAGATGTCTATGATAAGGCGCGAAATTACGCCGGCAGATCCGATGTAGCAAGATATGAGATTTTATATAGATTTGGAGGGGTTTATAGGGATATGGATGTTAAGTGCTTAAGGCCCATTGATGATCTTAATCACATGTACGATTTTTTTGCACCTATTGATTATCCAAGAGTGGGGTGGCAAATGATATTAAATAATGGGGTGATAGGAGCTGGACCGAAACATCCTATTTTGAAAACTACTTTGGAGGTATTGAGAGATAAGTATGATGATTTTTGGAGAGAATTTGACGAAGGAGAAAATGACATAGATCTTTTTGAAGCAATGGTACCCCAAACTTCTATGCTACCCTTAACGGAAGGTTTTGTTGCTCATAGTAGTATAAATGACAAAAGTATTGCACTACCTACAACATACTTTTGGGCTTTTGCAAAAGTTAAGTACCATACGTTTTGGAGTGGTTTAAAATTAAGGTTTTTTGGTATTAACGAAGAACTTAAATCTACATTTCATGAATTAAAGCCAGAAACTTTAATGCATCACAACTTACTTAAAGAAGAAATTTTTACCTCTAGTTTTGAATACGGAAATGGTATGTATGATCCTCAGGTGAGAAAATTTTTTCACGATTTACAAAAACCAGATCAGCGTAAGATAAAAATATTTCAACAGGTATATAACCATAACCAGCCTTCAAGAGTAGGATTTAATAAAAAAAGCAAGATACCTCAAATTGTGCATTTTGTTGTTTTAGATGAAAATGAATTAAAAGTTTTAGAGCAAAATTTAGAAAACTGGCAAGTTTTAAATGCTAATTTTGAATTTAAAATTTGGGATCAAGATAAAATAAAATTAGAATTCAAAAACCTTAATTTATCTGATAAAGACAATTTAAGGTTCTATGTTGGTCTAAAAATCTTAGAAAAATTTGGAGGCACTTATGCTGACTTTAGAGCAAAGCCTCACAAACCAATATTTGAATTGAATAATAAGTATAACTTTTATTCAGGGCTTGTTCCTTTAACCCATGGAGGATCAAAAATATCTATCTCGCAAAAACTAATTGGATCAAGTATTAATCATCCTATTATATCTACAACGCTAGATAAACTTAACGCTCAAAATTTAGAAAAAATCAATGAAATTTTAGTACAGCAAGTATATCAAAAAATACACCTCTATGATGCAATTAGTGCAAAAAATATTGTACTACCTGCCGTTTATTTTGAACCGTTTGCAAAGTTAGAAGCAGATTCAAGGTGGAACAAAATTTACAGATCTATTTGGCGGGTTAATAGACCTTTTTCTCAGCTAACAGATTTTGTGGTGGTAGAATAA
- the uvrB gene encoding excinuclease ABC subunit UvrB, producing MGFQISSKFKPAGSQPDAISALTKGLREEQKDQVLLGITGSGKTFTMANVIQAVDRPTLIMAHNKTLAAQIYQEMKEFFPDNAVEYFVSYYDYYQPEAYIPSSDTYIEKDSSINEQIDLLRHSATRSLLERRDVVVVSSVSCIYGLGSPELYQEMTMRLQKGHNYKRSELLKRLVQLQYERHDTNFERGSFRVKGDNIDIFPAHYSEKAWRLSFFDEQLEEIWEFDPLTGQKLAPLSQAVIYATSHHVTPQHVIEKAVEQIKEELVERLEFYKANSKFIEEQRLRQRVEFDIEMMISTGTCKGIENYSRYFTGRKAGMPPPTLFEYLPPDALLFLDESHVTVPQVRAMYNGDRARKSVLVEHGFRLSSALDNRPLTFDEWENFRPQTIYVSATPASFELQKTDGKYIEQIIRPTGLLDPLCIIRPAQNQVEDLVKELKVVIEAKGRVLVTVLTKKMAERLTEYLLEQNFKVTYLHSEIHTLERTEIIRDLRKGDIDIIVGINLLREGLDIPECMLVAILDADKEGFLRSEVSLIQTIGRAARNANGRVLLYADVITQSIKNAVDVTHKRRSIQEQYNKEHNIKPITIDRSIKALIELEKLDKVVDSSDHEIIHNEKKLKSYLTKLKKEMLKAASDLDFEKAAELRDKIKALEDAAMNLS from the coding sequence ATGGGGTTTCAAATATCAAGCAAATTTAAGCCAGCAGGCAGCCAACCAGATGCCATTAGCGCACTAACAAAAGGTTTGAGAGAAGAGCAAAAGGATCAAGTGCTGCTTGGTATTACCGGATCTGGTAAGACTTTTACTATGGCGAACGTCATACAAGCCGTAGATCGTCCAACTTTGATTATGGCCCATAATAAAACTCTTGCTGCTCAAATTTATCAAGAAATGAAAGAATTTTTTCCAGATAATGCAGTAGAGTATTTTGTTTCTTACTATGACTATTACCAGCCAGAAGCATATATTCCAAGTTCCGATACTTATATAGAAAAAGATTCATCCATTAATGAGCAGATAGATTTATTGCGGCACTCTGCAACAAGATCGCTACTTGAGCGTAGAGATGTTGTAGTGGTTTCATCAGTTTCTTGTATTTATGGTTTAGGCTCTCCTGAATTATACCAAGAAATGACAATGCGTCTGCAAAAAGGACATAATTATAAAAGATCTGAATTACTGAAAAGGTTAGTACAATTACAGTACGAACGCCACGATACAAATTTCGAGAGAGGTAGTTTCAGGGTTAAAGGTGATAATATAGATATTTTTCCAGCCCACTACAGCGAAAAAGCATGGAGACTTAGTTTTTTTGATGAACAATTGGAAGAAATATGGGAATTTGATCCTTTAACAGGTCAGAAGCTGGCTCCACTAAGCCAAGCGGTAATTTATGCGACTTCGCATCACGTAACCCCTCAGCATGTTATCGAAAAAGCTGTAGAGCAAATTAAAGAAGAGTTAGTAGAACGCTTAGAATTTTATAAGGCAAATTCAAAATTTATTGAAGAACAACGCTTAAGGCAAAGAGTGGAGTTTGACATAGAAATGATGATAAGCACTGGTACTTGTAAAGGTATTGAGAATTATTCCAGATATTTTACTGGTCGCAAAGCTGGCATGCCTCCTCCGACGTTATTTGAATACCTTCCTCCTGATGCATTATTATTTTTGGATGAAAGCCATGTAACAGTCCCTCAAGTAAGGGCTATGTATAATGGTGATAGGGCTCGTAAATCAGTGCTCGTTGAGCATGGTTTTAGACTTTCTTCTGCCTTAGATAACAGGCCTCTTACTTTTGATGAGTGGGAGAATTTTAGGCCTCAAACTATATACGTATCAGCTACTCCCGCATCATTTGAATTACAAAAAACCGATGGTAAATATATAGAACAAATCATAAGACCTACAGGTCTTCTTGATCCGTTATGTATTATCCGGCCAGCTCAAAATCAAGTTGAAGATTTAGTTAAAGAACTAAAGGTTGTAATAGAAGCTAAGGGTAGGGTGCTCGTTACTGTTTTAACAAAAAAGATGGCAGAAAGACTAACGGAATACCTATTAGAGCAAAATTTTAAGGTTACATATCTTCATTCAGAAATTCATACACTAGAGCGTACAGAGATTATTAGAGATCTTCGCAAAGGTGATATTGATATTATAGTTGGCATTAATTTATTGCGAGAAGGTCTAGATATTCCGGAGTGTATGTTAGTTGCGATTTTAGATGCAGATAAAGAAGGATTTTTGCGTTCAGAAGTTTCGCTAATTCAAACTATAGGTAGAGCGGCACGTAATGCTAATGGAAGGGTTTTGTTATATGCTGATGTTATTACTCAATCTATTAAAAATGCTGTTGATGTTACCCATAAGCGCAGGAGTATCCAGGAGCAGTATAACAAGGAGCATAATATTAAACCTATAACCATAGATCGCAGTATTAAAGCATTAATTGAACTGGAGAAATTGGATAAGGTAGTGGATAGTAGCGATCATGAAATAATCCATAATGAGAAGAAGCTAAAGTCATATCTGACGAAACTTAAAAAAGAAATGCTCAAGGCTGCAAGCGACCTCGATTTTGAAAAGGCTGCTGAATTGAGGGATAAAATTAAAGCTTTAGAGGATGCTGCGATGAATTTAAGTTAA
- the cysS gene encoding cysteine--tRNA ligase — translation MKLYLQNTLSKKKELFEPLNNKAVGMYVCGPTVYDFIHIGNARSLVVYDTLYRLLSYIYGKDHVIYVRNITDVDDKINNRAKQLGIPIFDLTKKTIADFYEDASYLNCLSPNIEPKATDHMPQMIEMIQRLLDNGCAYVKEGNVYFDAKSYKDYTKLSGRKIAEAKSGTRVVAADDKIHLEDWVLWKIGKHGEYESPFESPWGRGYPGWHIECSAMSYQYLGSDFDIHGGGIDLIFPHHTNEIAQSCCALPGSRFAQFWVHNGFLNVEGEKMSKSLNNFITVQDVRNQGIEGDVLRYALLNAHYHKPLNFSKQLLNEATKNISLLRRVTQDVRPEKSQEADDFFAALFDDLNTRKALQYLVSLAKKSDLKLSSCIKYCANFIGLLEKNVKLEISTKEIEQLIQTRLQAKKDKNWALVDRIRNDLREKGIILQDLKDGTTSWYKE, via the coding sequence ATGAAGTTATACCTTCAAAACACATTATCAAAAAAAAAAGAACTTTTTGAACCATTAAATAATAAAGCTGTAGGAATGTATGTATGCGGTCCTACAGTTTATGACTTTATACATATTGGTAATGCAAGATCCCTTGTTGTTTACGATACATTATATCGTCTTTTGTCTTATATTTATGGTAAAGATCATGTGATTTATGTTCGCAATATTACGGATGTAGATGATAAGATTAACAATCGAGCAAAGCAATTAGGAATACCAATTTTTGATCTGACAAAAAAGACCATTGCAGATTTTTATGAAGATGCATCTTATCTAAATTGTTTATCTCCAAACATAGAGCCAAAAGCAACAGACCATATGCCTCAGATGATTGAGATGATTCAGCGGCTTTTGGATAATGGTTGTGCTTACGTCAAAGAAGGTAATGTATATTTTGATGCTAAGAGTTATAAGGATTACACAAAGCTATCTGGACGTAAAATAGCTGAGGCTAAATCTGGTACTAGGGTAGTTGCTGCTGATGATAAGATACACCTTGAAGATTGGGTTTTGTGGAAAATTGGCAAACATGGCGAATATGAATCACCATTTGAAAGTCCCTGGGGCAGGGGCTATCCCGGATGGCACATTGAGTGCTCTGCTATGTCTTACCAATATTTAGGCAGCGATTTTGATATACATGGAGGTGGTATTGATTTAATCTTTCCACATCACACAAATGAAATTGCTCAAAGTTGTTGCGCATTGCCAGGATCTAGATTTGCACAATTTTGGGTTCATAATGGATTCTTGAATGTAGAAGGGGAAAAGATGAGTAAATCTTTAAATAATTTTATTACAGTGCAAGATGTAAGAAATCAAGGTATAGAAGGGGATGTATTAAGGTATGCTCTTCTTAATGCGCACTACCATAAACCGCTAAATTTTTCCAAACAATTACTTAACGAAGCAACCAAAAATATTTCTTTATTGCGTAGAGTGACGCAAGATGTAAGACCAGAAAAAAGCCAAGAAGCAGATGATTTTTTTGCTGCGTTATTTGATGATTTAAATACACGAAAAGCTTTGCAATATCTCGTCTCTTTAGCTAAAAAGTCTGATCTTAAGTTAAGCAGCTGTATAAAATATTGCGCAAATTTTATAGGCTTACTTGAAAAAAATGTTAAGCTAGAAATTAGTACCAAAGAAATTGAGCAATTAATCCAAACTCGTCTGCAAGCCAAAAAAGATAAAAATTGGGCTTTGGTTGATAGAATACGAAACGACTTAAGAGAAAAGGGAATAATATTGCAAGATTTAAAGGACGGCACTACATCTTGGTATAAAGAGTAA
- the gatB gene encoding Asp-tRNA(Asn)/Glu-tRNA(Gln) amidotransferase subunit GatB — protein sequence MSLGNGWEYVIGLEVHAQVKSNSKLFSSSPATFGQTPNSCVALFDAALPGMLPVLNEHCVRQAIKTGLAINATINKVSAFDRKNYFYPDLPSGYQISQFYHPIVSNGYLDIEIGDQVKRIRIERIHLEKDAGKSLHDQDPTKTFIDLNRAGIGLMEIVTAPDLSSPEEAAEYLKKLRSILRYLGTCDGDMEKGSMRCDANVSVRKKGAPLGTRCEIKNLNSIKNIVSALEYEAERQIEIIEAGGVIEQETRLFDAEVGETRLMRSKEDALDYRYFPDPDLPPLVLEQDYIDQVKKEMIELPDAKKQRYIDSYGLSKYDAGVLSADKAVADYFEIVAKNSDYKLAANWIMGELFSYLNDNDLEIVNAPIKPEHLAELINLISDKTISGKIAKDIFKDMTTSNMTPKEIVKAKNLGQISDPNQLAEIIDEVVKNNPETVQEYLSGKTRLFGFLVGQVIKASGNKADPVLVNKLLQEKLQKL from the coding sequence ATGAGTTTAGGTAATGGTTGGGAATATGTTATAGGTCTTGAGGTTCATGCTCAAGTTAAATCTAATTCTAAATTATTTTCTTCATCTCCTGCAACGTTTGGTCAAACTCCTAATTCTTGCGTAGCTTTGTTTGATGCGGCTCTTCCTGGCATGCTTCCAGTGCTAAATGAGCATTGCGTGAGGCAAGCTATTAAGACTGGTCTTGCGATAAATGCAACTATCAATAAGGTATCTGCTTTTGACCGTAAAAATTACTTTTATCCAGACTTGCCGAGCGGTTATCAAATTTCTCAGTTTTACCATCCTATAGTTTCTAATGGATATCTAGATATAGAAATTGGTGATCAGGTTAAAAGAATTAGAATTGAGAGAATACACTTAGAAAAAGATGCTGGAAAAAGCTTACATGACCAAGATCCTACCAAGACTTTTATTGACCTAAATAGAGCCGGTATTGGCTTAATGGAAATAGTAACAGCTCCTGATTTGAGCTCACCAGAAGAAGCTGCTGAGTACTTGAAAAAATTGCGTAGCATTTTAAGGTATTTAGGTACTTGTGATGGTGATATGGAAAAGGGATCTATGCGCTGCGATGCTAACGTATCGGTTAGAAAAAAAGGGGCCCCACTAGGAACTAGGTGTGAGATAAAAAACCTTAATTCCATTAAAAACATAGTAAGTGCTCTTGAGTACGAAGCAGAAAGACAAATAGAAATCATTGAAGCTGGAGGTGTGATTGAGCAAGAAACCAGGCTTTTTGATGCTGAAGTTGGAGAAACTCGCTTAATGAGATCAAAAGAAGATGCTTTAGATTATAGATATTTCCCAGATCCTGATTTACCACCATTGGTTTTAGAGCAAGACTATATTGATCAAGTCAAAAAAGAAATGATAGAATTGCCCGACGCTAAGAAGCAAAGGTATATTGATTCTTATGGTTTAAGCAAGTACGATGCTGGAGTTTTATCTGCTGATAAGGCTGTTGCTGACTATTTTGAGATAGTCGCTAAAAATTCTGATTATAAGCTTGCTGCTAACTGGATTATGGGAGAATTATTTAGCTATCTCAATGATAACGACCTTGAAATCGTTAATGCTCCTATTAAGCCAGAGCATTTAGCTGAGTTGATTAATCTAATTAGTGATAAGACTATCTCGGGTAAGATTGCAAAAGATATCTTCAAAGATATGACGACAAGTAATATGACTCCTAAAGAGATAGTGAAAGCTAAGAATCTTGGGCAAATTTCTGACCCGAATCAACTTGCTGAAATTATAGATGAAGTGGTAAAAAATAATCCCGAGACCGTGCAAGAATATTTATCGGGTAAAACAAGACTATTCGGCTTTTTGGTAGGTCAGGTGATTAAGGCAAGTGGTAATAAGGCCGACCCTGTGCTTGTAAATAAGTTGCTACAAGAAAAGCTTCAAAAATTATGA
- the gatA gene encoding Asp-tRNA(Asn)/Glu-tRNA(Gln) amidotransferase subunit GatA: MSDLHKLTIKEAISGLKSKKFSSLELTKAHLAQMEKYKRLNAFVEENAERALESAKESDNNIKNGTFRKLEGIPLSIKDLFCTKGIRTTACSKMLSNFVPTYESTVSGKVLNAGAVMLGKNNCDEFAMGSGNITSYFGPCINPWSFNVNKDLVPGGSSGGSATAVAGFMSMASLGTDTGGSVRQPASYTGTVGIKPTYGRCSRFGMIAFASSLDQAGILARNVYDAAYVLEVMMGFCEKDSTSIKKDVPDLLTPQTKSVKGLKIGLPVNLLKKEGLDPQILDMWLKSADILKSQGAELVDINLDYIDHSLAVYYIVACAEASSNLARYDGIRYGFTHFDEDLNNMYELTRSEGFGQEVKRRIMLGTYVLSAGFMDAYYRKAQQVRKCIYNDFMNAFKNVDSILIPTAPTEAFATDYKETNPVLMYLNDIFTVPASLAGLPAMSIPAALSKNGLPLGMQIIGKPFDEEMIVRVAAELERGININFIPKGF, translated from the coding sequence ATGAGCGATTTACATAAACTAACGATCAAGGAAGCTATTAGCGGATTAAAGTCAAAAAAGTTTTCTAGCCTAGAGCTAACAAAAGCTCATCTTGCGCAGATGGAGAAATATAAACGTTTAAATGCCTTTGTTGAAGAAAATGCAGAGCGTGCTTTAGAATCAGCTAAAGAGTCTGATAATAATATAAAAAACGGCACTTTTCGAAAATTAGAGGGAATACCACTCAGCATTAAAGATTTATTTTGTACTAAAGGTATAAGAACAACAGCATGTTCTAAGATGCTCAGTAACTTTGTGCCTACATATGAATCTACGGTATCTGGCAAAGTCTTAAATGCTGGAGCTGTTATGCTTGGTAAAAATAATTGCGATGAATTTGCCATGGGTTCAGGTAACATTACTAGCTATTTCGGGCCTTGCATCAATCCTTGGAGCTTTAATGTAAATAAAGACCTTGTACCAGGTGGATCTTCTGGTGGATCTGCGACAGCGGTGGCTGGATTTATGTCTATGGCTAGCCTTGGTACAGATACGGGTGGCTCTGTGCGTCAACCTGCAAGCTATACAGGTACAGTGGGTATTAAGCCTACTTACGGTAGATGTTCAAGATTTGGTATGATTGCATTTGCAAGCTCTTTAGATCAAGCTGGTATACTTGCGCGTAATGTATATGATGCAGCCTATGTTTTGGAAGTTATGATGGGTTTTTGTGAAAAGGATTCAACTTCTATAAAAAAAGATGTACCAGATCTTTTAACCCCTCAAACTAAATCTGTTAAAGGTTTAAAAATCGGTTTACCGGTTAACTTATTGAAAAAAGAGGGTTTAGATCCACAGATTCTTGATATGTGGCTTAAAAGCGCTGATATCTTAAAATCTCAAGGAGCAGAACTTGTTGATATAAACCTTGATTACATAGATCATAGCCTTGCAGTTTACTATATTGTAGCTTGCGCTGAGGCATCATCTAACCTAGCTAGATACGACGGCATTAGGTATGGTTTTACTCATTTTGATGAAGATTTAAATAACATGTATGAGCTAACACGCTCTGAAGGTTTTGGTCAAGAAGTAAAACGTCGTATTATGCTTGGTACTTATGTACTTTCTGCGGGATTTATGGATGCATACTATAGAAAAGCTCAGCAAGTACGTAAATGTATTTATAATGATTTTATGAATGCGTTTAAGAATGTAGATAGCATTTTGATACCAACTGCACCAACTGAGGCTTTTGCTACTGATTATAAAGAAACAAATCCAGTTTTGATGTACTTAAATGATATTTTTACCGTACCTGCAAGCCTAGCTGGTTTGCCAGCTATGTCAATTCCAGCGGCATTATCTAAAAATGGTCTTCCATTGGGTATGCAAATAATTGGCAAACCTTTTGATGAAGAGATGATAGTCAGAGTTGCAGCTGAGTTAGAGCGTGGCATTAACATTAATTTTATACCAAAAGGTTTTTAG
- the gatC gene encoding Asp-tRNA(Asn)/Glu-tRNA(Gln) amidotransferase subunit GatC, whose amino-acid sequence MSVTQNVIKKTAKLAKLRFEGDELAKFAQEFNSILDMVDSLQNVDTSNMECLESLSKKQITLRADEIKDGNLQEDLFSNVKGPNAPLAKKLHCFVTPKVVDSEE is encoded by the coding sequence ATGTCAGTTACTCAGAACGTTATTAAAAAGACAGCTAAGCTTGCTAAATTAAGATTTGAAGGAGATGAGCTTGCAAAATTTGCCCAAGAGTTTAACTCCATATTAGACATGGTAGATAGCCTGCAGAACGTTGATACAAGTAACATGGAATGCTTAGAGTCTTTATCTAAAAAACAAATTACATTAAGGGCGGATGAGATTAAGGATGGTAATTTGCAAGAAGATTTGTTCAGTAATGTCAAAGGTCCTAATGCTCCACTGGCCAAAAAATTACATTGTTTTGTTACACCTAAAGTAGTAGATAGTGAAGAATAG
- the rpoD gene encoding RNA polymerase sigma factor RpoD, whose amino-acid sequence MSNDNIDDFDIDPDKKDPKNLDKNLRKKNPDSVFSDNAVGAFLDPEEEQIDCGDGLTISTSSVNTLDDDEQQTDTRDDPVRVYLREMGGVELLSRAGEVAIAQKIEASQEQMMNALFRIPFSMRQLINLHAELVEGSSLREIIDLDPIDVNEDTEANEENPAQAIEEQVLQATVEKFEEVVAACEKLIQVAQSSYMKYRDIGQFIMGQEYIVGTKELSEQIQSLHLNQKKIQQLLDIFYNHDKNLASYAMNFSKIAEKYGINRTDFLDHYIPKIYTHLNKVTANLFDKPEWKKFVSEQQEFIDVTIESIKAIEQEVSLPIYEFRNLFSAVYEGNLKTINSKKEMVEANLRLVISIAKRYANRGLQFLDLIQEGNIGLIKAVDKFDYRRGYKFSTYATWWIRQAITRSIADQARIIRIPVHMIETINKIIRASRQILNELGREAEPHEISEKLGIPVDKVRKIMKMSKEPISLAQPIGDEDEGGSLGDFIEDKNTVVPFDSAARANLSGITTYVLIKKLTPREERVIRSRFGIKCKEQTLEEIGSDFNVTRERIRQIEAKALRKLRSDDSSQRLGQFATKIAKEGAYDDEEEDSDDLLISG is encoded by the coding sequence GATAATATAGACGATTTCGACATCGATCCAGATAAAAAAGATCCCAAAAATTTAGATAAAAATTTACGTAAGAAGAATCCAGATAGTGTTTTCAGTGACAACGCTGTAGGAGCTTTTTTGGATCCAGAAGAAGAGCAAATTGATTGTGGAGATGGTTTGACTATTTCTACTAGTTCTGTCAATACATTAGATGATGATGAACAGCAGACTGATACACGAGATGATCCAGTACGTGTTTATCTTCGAGAAATGGGGGGAGTAGAGCTTTTATCAAGGGCAGGAGAGGTTGCGATTGCTCAAAAAATAGAAGCAAGCCAGGAGCAAATGATGAATGCTCTATTTAGAATACCGTTTTCTATGCGTCAACTAATTAATCTTCATGCTGAACTTGTTGAAGGGTCATCGCTTCGTGAAATAATAGACCTAGATCCAATAGATGTGAATGAAGATACTGAAGCAAATGAGGAAAACCCCGCTCAGGCTATTGAGGAGCAAGTATTGCAGGCTACAGTTGAAAAATTTGAAGAAGTGGTTGCTGCTTGCGAAAAATTGATACAAGTAGCTCAAAGTAGCTATATGAAGTATAGAGATATTGGACAGTTTATTATGGGGCAGGAGTATATTGTTGGAACTAAAGAACTTTCTGAGCAGATTCAAAGTCTGCACTTAAATCAGAAAAAAATTCAGCAATTACTGGATATTTTCTATAACCACGATAAAAACCTTGCATCGTATGCTATGAATTTTAGTAAAATTGCTGAAAAATATGGTATTAATAGGACCGATTTTTTAGACCATTACATACCTAAAATTTACACTCATCTTAATAAAGTTACTGCTAATTTATTTGATAAACCAGAATGGAAAAAATTTGTTTCAGAACAACAGGAATTTATTGATGTTACGATAGAAAGTATTAAAGCTATAGAGCAAGAAGTAAGCCTGCCAATTTATGAGTTTAGAAATCTTTTTAGTGCAGTTTATGAGGGTAATCTGAAGACTATTAATTCTAAAAAGGAAATGGTAGAAGCAAATTTGCGTCTTGTTATTTCTATTGCTAAAAGGTATGCAAATAGAGGTCTGCAATTCCTTGATCTTATACAAGAGGGAAATATTGGTCTAATTAAAGCGGTAGATAAATTTGATTATCGCAGAGGGTATAAATTTTCTACTTATGCAACGTGGTGGATTCGTCAAGCAATTACCAGGTCTATTGCGGACCAAGCAAGGATTATCCGTATTCCTGTGCATATGATTGAAACAATCAACAAAATCATCAGAGCGTCAAGGCAAATACTAAATGAATTAGGGCGTGAGGCAGAACCTCATGAAATTTCGGAGAAGTTAGGTATTCCTGTTGATAAAGTTCGTAAAATCATGAAAATGTCTAAGGAACCTATTTCTCTTGCACAGCCTATAGGTGATGAAGATGAGGGGGGTAGTTTGGGGGATTTTATTGAAGACAAGAATACAGTAGTTCCATTTGATTCAGCAGCACGCGCTAACCTAAGTGGTATCACAACATATGTATTAATTAAGAAGCTAACCCCAAGAGAGGAGAGGGTGATTAGGTCTCGTTTTGGTATTAAATGTAAAGAGCAAACCTTAGAAGAGATAGGTTCCGACTTTAACGTTACGCGAGAGAGAATTAGACAAATTGAAGCAAAGGCTTTGCGTAAACTGCGTAGTGATGATAGCTCTCAGCGTTTAGGACAATTTGCTACAAAAATTGCTAAAGAAGGAGCCTATGATGATGAGGAAGAAGATTCAGATGATTTATTGATCTCCGGCTAG